The proteins below are encoded in one region of Struthio camelus isolate bStrCam1 chromosome 11, bStrCam1.hap1, whole genome shotgun sequence:
- the TAF7L gene encoding transcription initiation factor TFIID subunit 7-like, with product MSKSKDDAPHELESQFVLRLPPEYASTVRRAVQSGSVNLKDRLTIELHADGRHGIVRVDRVPLAAKLVDLPCITESLKTIDKKTFYKTADICQMLVCTVDGDLYPPLEEQTVSTDPKANKKKDKDREKKFIWNHGITLPLKNVRKRRFRKTAKKKYIESPDVEKEVKRLLSTDAEAVSVRWEVIAEDETKEVDNHGSLTSLDISSPGMSGHKQGHGSSEHDELREIFNDISSSSEDEDERDHHDDEDLNIMDTEEDLERQLQDKLNESDGQQQENEGSNQIVMGIQKQIDNLKSKLQETQDRRKRQEDLIMKVENLALKTRLQAVLDEFKQQEEREKQQMTSLQEQLESLMEK from the exons ATGAGCAAGAGCAAGGACGACGCGCCGCATGAGCTGGAGAGCCAGTTCGTGCTGCGGCTGCCGCCG GAGTATGCATCTACCGTGCGGAGAGCAGTACAGTCTGGCAGCGTCAACTTGAAGGACAGGCTCACCATTGAGCTACACG CGGATGGGCGCCATGGGATTGTCCGCGTAGACCGAGTTCCATTGGCAGCCAAGTTGGTGGATCTGCCCTGCATCACTGAGAGCTTAAAAACCATTGATAAGAAAACCTTCTATAAGACAGCAGATATTTGCCAG ATGCTTGTTTGCACTGTGGATGGTGACCTCTATCCCCCTCTGGAAGAGCAAACCGTGAGCACTGACCCCAAGGCAAACAAGAAAAAGGACAAGGACAGAGAGAAGAAGTTCATCTGGAACCATGGCA TTACTCTTCCCCTGAAAAATGTGCGGAAGAGACGATTCCGGAAAACAGCTAAGAAGAAG TATATTGAGTCTCCTGATGTGGAAAAAGAGGTGAAGCGTCTCCTGAGCACCGATGCTGAAGCTGTCAGTGTCC GCTGGGAAGTCATTGCTGAAGATGAAACTAAAGAAGTGGATAACCATGGCTCACTCACCAGCCTAGACATCTCCTCCCCAGGGATGTCTGGACATAAACAAGGCCATGGCTCCTCAG AACATGATGAACTGCGGGAGATATTTAATGacatcagcagcagcagcgaagATGAGGATGAGAGGGATCATCATGATGACGAGGATCTGAACATCATGGACACGGAGGAGGACTTGGAGAGGCAGTTGCAGGACAAGCTGAATGAGTctgatgggcagcagcaggagaacgAGGGGTCCAACCAGATAG TCATGGGGATCCAGAAACAGATCGACAACCTGAAGAGTAAACTCCAGGAGACCCAGGACAGGAGGAAACGCCAGGAGGATCTCATCATGAAAGTAGAGAACCTGGCCCTCAAG ACACGTCTCCAAGCCGTGCTGGATGAGTTCAAGCAGCAGGAAGAGCGAGAGAAGCAGCAG ATGACctctctgcaggagcagctggaATCTCTCATGGAGAAGTGA
- the LOC104152380 gene encoding magnesium transporter NIPA2, with translation MGGAGGRPGFYVGLGLALASSAFIGGSFILKKKGLLRLARRGRARAGQGGHAYLKEWLWWAGLLCMGVGEAANFAAYAFAPATLVTPLGALSVLVSAVLSSAFLNEQLNVHGKIGCILSILGSTVMVIHAPQEEEVSSLESMAEKLKDPGFIVFAVCVLVSSLLLIFVAGPRYGRSNVLVYVLVCSAIGSLSVSCVKGLGIALKELFAGKPVLKEPLGWVLLVCLVICISVQINYLNKALDIFNTSVVTPVYYVLFTTAVMTCSAILFKEWQHMVLDNIIGTISGFLTIVCGIFLLHAFRDMPFTPDLLPLFLQQSRADLRTSWRSADRHQSCQHRPLLPSEDKGSQSAEEEEEEEGEDV, from the exons atggggggcgcgggcggccgccccggcttctacgtggggctggggctggccctggcctccaGCGCCTTCATCGGCGGCAGCTTCATCCTGAAgaagaaggggctgctgcggctggcgcgccgcggccgcgcccggGCAG ggCAAGGAGGCCACGCGTACCTGAAGGAGTGGCTGTGGTGGGCCGGGCTGCTGTGCA TGGGAGTTGGAGAAGCAGCAAATTTTGCTGCCTATGCTTTTGCCCCTGCCACGCTGGTAACTCCACTGGGTGCACTAAGTGTTCTTGTTAG TGCAGTGTTGTCCTCCGCCTTCCTGAATGAGCAGCTGAATGTTCACGGGAAGATTGGCTGCATCCTAAGTATTCTGGGCTCCACGGTGATGGTAATCCATGCCCCCCAGGAAGAAGAGGTTTCCAGCCTGGAGTCAATGGCAGAGAAGCTGAAAGATCCAG GATTCATTGTATTtgctgtgtgtgtgctggtgagcTCCCTTCTCCTTATCTTTGTGGCTGGACCCCGTTATGGACGGAGCAACGTCCTGGTTTATGTTTTGGTCTGCTCCGCCATCGGCTCCCTTTCAGTGTCCTGTGTCAAAGGCTTGGGGATTGCCCTGAAAGAACTGTTTGCTGGGAAGCCAGTCCTGAAAGAACCACTGGGCTGGGTGCTCCTGGTTTGCCTCGTGATCTGCATCAGTGTCCAGATCAACTATCTGAACAAAGCTTTGGACATCTTCAACACGTCTGTGGTCACACCCGTTTACTACGTGCTGTTCACCACAGCAGTCATGACGTGTTCTGCCATCCTCTTCAAGGAGTGGCAACACATGGTGCTAGACAACATCATCGGCACCATCAGCGGCTTCCTCACCATAGTGTGTGGCATCTTCCTCCTGCACGCCTTCCGAGACATGCCCTTCACACccgacctcctgcccctcttcttGCAGCAAAGCAGGGCAGACTTGCGCACATCATGGAGGAGTGCAGACAGGCATCAGTCATGTCAACACCGGCCTCTTCTGCCCTCGGAAGACAAAGGCTCTCAGagtgcagaggaggaagaggaggaggaaggggaagatgtGTGA
- the TIMM8A gene encoding mitochondrial import inner membrane translocase subunit Tim8 A: MRGPGAGAAREGRGGGGMEAPGAAGLGVADPQLQRFIEVETQKQRFQQLVHQMTELCWEKCMDKPGPKLDSRAETCFVNCVERFIDTSQFILNRLEQTQKSKSAFSESLSD, encoded by the exons atgcgcgggccgggggccggcgcggcacGTGAaggtcgcggcggcggcggcatggaggcgccgggcgccgccgggttGGGCGTCGCCGACCCGCAGCTGCAGCGCTTCATCGAGGTGGAGACGCAGAAGCAGCGGTTCCAGCAGCTGGTGCACCAGATGACGGAGCTGTGCTGG GAGAAGTGCATGGACAAGCCCGGGCCGAAGCTGGACAGCCGGGCGGAGACGTGTTTCGTGAACTGCGTGGAGCGCTTCATCGACACCAGCCAGTTCATCCTGAACCGGCTGGAGCAGACGCAGAAGTCCAAGTCGGCCTTTTCGGAGAGCCTGTCCGACTGA